DNA from Mycobacterium bourgelatii:
AAGGATGAATCGCACCGATTACGGCTGAGCCCCAAAGGTTATGGACCGGTTATGGATCCGGGCCTTGGCGGCGCGTCCCGAGCGCGAGTTTTCAGACCAGGCCCGTCGCGTCGAAGATCCAACTGGTGTCCGCGTTGGCCAAGGCCTCGAAATGGCCCGGCGGCGCGAAGGCGACCAGGCTGTTCATGTCCCAATAGTCCTTCCACAGCGTCACCTTGCCGTCGGCGACCTTGTGCACCGTGACGAACCTCAACACGCCCTGCTCGCCCGTTTCGAACGTCCACGTCTCGGAGTGCTCGTACATGACGTCTTCGCCGTCGGCGATCAGCAGACCGCTGTGGTTCTCGTAACCGGCCAGCGGTGCGAGTCCGATCTTGAGCCGCTTGACGATGTCTTCCGGTCCGCGTGCCGCCACCGCCGGCACCGGCATGTCGACGTAGAGGCAGTCATCGGACAGGAACGTCTTGAGTGCGTCCCAATCCCGTCGCGAAAGTGCCTGCCAGAGGCCAAGTACCGTATCCCGAGCCGAGCGCGTCGAATCTTCCGTCACCGCGCAATGACACCCCGTTGCGGCGCGGGTGTCAACCAGTCGCCTACCCCGTGGCACAGTACGAAGAGACCGCCGCGTCACGAATCGAGGGCAGCCGCCGTGCAGACAAGTCCCCAGAAGCTACGCCCCGCGATCGTGATCGGGGCACTAGCCTCGATTTTGCATCGAATTGATGATTGAGCCGTTCTGGCGCTGAATGGTGTTGTTGGGTAGGCATTTTCGGTGTGGTGGCGTGGAGAGTTGTCCCGTGTCGCCGGGCGGGGCGGGCTTTCCTGGGGCCGGTGGTCTTTCGTGGTCGGTTGGGTGGTGGTCGCCGGGGTGTTATCCGAAGGCGGTGCGGATGTGTTGCCAGGCGGTCGCGATGGCTGCGGCCCATCGCCAGGTGGCATCGAGGCGTAGCCGTTGTTGGCGTGCGCCGTGGGTGATGCGGGCGGCGATGTGCAGGATCCGGTAGCGGAATGTGGTGATCTCGATGCGGGCCAGGCCGGGGTGGTCGTGAAAGCCGATCAGCCGGGCCCAGGTGACCAGATCGGTGGCGGCCAGGATGATTTCCAGCCAGGCGGCGTTGGACCAAAACGAGTGGCACGGAAAGTTGCGCAGCCCGGTGGCCTTTAGTTCGCGGATGCGGTCCTCGATGCGGGCGTGCTGGCGGTGCCGCAACTCCAATCCGGCGACTTGACCAGGGATGACCCCGGGTGCGGTGTCGGTGATGAACGCGGTCACGCGCATGCCGTCGGCGTCGGTGAACCGCAGCTGGGCCCCGGGGTGGGGGCGTTCTTTGCGCAGGATCAGCCGGGTTCCGGCCGGCCATGAGGACAGGTTGACCAGACCGGTGGCCTCGGCGACCCAGGCGCCCTCGCGGATACCGCCGTCGGTGTCGATGGCCGGGTCCCAGACATCGGCGAGGGTCAGGGTGTCCACGGCGTCTTGGACCCGCCAATCGACGGGGTAGCCGAAGGAGAACCCCACCCCCAGCCTGCGGCACGCCTGGGCGAAGCGGTGGGTGGACCCGGCGGTGTCGCAGCGCACCAGCAGCTTCGGGTTGTCGGGATCCTCGGGATGGGCGGGGTCGGGCTGGTATCGCCGCGGCAGGGCGGCCAGCGCCTGCTCGAGGACGATGACGTGATCGGAGGCGGTGTTGGAGCCGGCGTTACCGTTGCGCAGCAGCCCGGCCAGGGCCTCCCCGCCGGCGATGTCCGGGCGGTCCAGAAACGCCAGCAGCGGGTGATGACCATAGGTTTTCTTCCAGGTCGCCGCAGCGCCGGTCTTGTTGTCGGAGTGATCGATCACCAGGGTGGCGTCGATGTCGATGTGCAGCCACCCCTGGGTGGGGGCGGCTCCGGCCGCCCAGGCCGCCGCCCGCGCCCGAGCCCGCGCTGTGCGCACCCCCGGCAGGTGTGCGGCATCGATGCGCTGATCGATCAACCGCCACATAGTGGTCGTCGACGCCTTCGCGCCGAACACATGCTCACGATCGCCGCACAGTTGACCAACTGCGTCGATGCAGTCCGCGCCGTCGGCGACCGCGGCCGCCAGATCGGCGAACACGTCCCCGGGCGCATACACCCACGGGCCCCGGTACGTGTCGGCCAACGCGGCGGTGACCTGCGCCGACAACCCGTGCGGTCCGCGAGCTCGCGCAGCATGCCCATCCCGGCGTGCGACACGACACCATGCCCGTCAGCAGACACTTTCACCCGCGATGCTAGCGCGATATTCTTCACTCGCGAAGTGCCTTCCCTTGGGACCGATTGAACCGTAGACAAGTCCAATTATCCCTTGCAGGACAGGCACTTTCGCTTATCTACACCCCGTTTCTCGAGGCATTTCACGAAAAATCTGGGCTAGGTGTCGTATTCGGCGACATCGGCACCAGCCCGATCTACACCATCCAGACGGTGTTCAACCCCAAGGACCCGCATCCAGTTCCGATCAGCACGGAAAACGTCTACGGCGTGGTTTCGTTGATCTTCTGGTCGGTGATGCTCGTCGTAACCCTGACCTACGTAAGCCTGGTGATGCGCGCCGACAACCACGGCGAGGGCGGCATCATGGCGTTGATCACCCTTGTTGGACGCTGGGCGAAGGAACGCGGCGCAGCCAAACGGCGTACCGCCAAAGCACTGAGCGTGTTAGGGATCTTCGGCGCTGCTTTGTTTTTCGGCGACAGCATGATCACCCCGGCGATCTCGGTGCTCTCGGCGGTCGAGGGCGTCAAGGTGATCCAGCCGCATATGGAGACGTGGATCGTGCCGATCACCGCGGTCATCATCGTCACCCTCTTTTCGGTGCAACGGCGGGGCACGGCCACCGTTGGGCGTTTCTTCGGGCCGGTCATGATCGCCTGGTTCACCGTGCTCGGCGCCCTCGGGGTGAAGGCGATCGCTGATAATCCGGCCATCCTCAAGGCGCTATCGCCGCTGTATGCGGGGGAATTCCTGATCGGCCACTTCCATTACGCGTTCTTTTCCCTCGCCGCCATCGTGCTCGCAATCACCGGCGCCGAGGCGCTGTACGCCGACATGGGCCACTTCGGTCATCGCGCGATCGCCATCGGTTGGCTGGCACTGGTGTTGCCCGGGTGCGTCCTCAGTTACTTCGGCCAGGGAGCGCTGGTGCTGAGCAATGCCAGCGCGGTCAATGCGCCGTTCTTCCTGCTCACCCCTGGATGGGCGCGCCTGCCCATGGTCCTGCTGGCCACCGCCGCCACCGTCATCGCGTCGCAGGCCGTCATCACCGGGGCATTCTCGGTGGCGTCCCAAGCGGCTCAGCTCGGCTATCTGCCGCGATTGCGGATCGCCCACACTTCAGCATCGCGGA
Protein-coding regions in this window:
- a CDS encoding nuclear transport factor 2 family protein — encoded protein: MTEDSTRSARDTVLGLWQALSRRDWDALKTFLSDDCLYVDMPVPAVAARGPEDIVKRLKIGLAPLAGYENHSGLLIADGEDVMYEHSETWTFETGEQGVLRFVTVHKVADGKVTLWKDYWDMNSLVAFAPPGHFEALANADTSWIFDATGLV
- a CDS encoding potassium transporter Kup codes for the protein MYTPFLEAFHEKSGLGVVFGDIGTSPIYTIQTVFNPKDPHPVPISTENVYGVVSLIFWSVMLVVTLTYVSLVMRADNHGEGGIMALITLVGRWAKERGAAKRRTAKALSVLGIFGAALFFGDSMITPAISVLSAVEGVKVIQPHMETWIVPITAVIIVTLFSVQRRGTATVGRFFGPVMIAWFTVLGALGVKAIADNPAILKALSPLYAGEFLIGHFHYAFFSLAAIVLAITGAEALYADMGHFGHRAIAIGWLALVLPGCVLSYFGQGALVLSNASAVNAPFFLLTPGWARLPMVLLATAATVIASQAVITGAFSVASQAAQLGYLPRLRIAHTSASRIGQIYVPWINGMLAVAVLTLVFAFRSSAALAFAFGMAVTGTITITTSLFLFYARTCWHAPLWLIVPGAILLLSVDLMFFAANLTKLVHGAWLPLLIGLAAFTVMTTWQRGREIVTHARKEAEGPLREFVDSLADHEPPYARVPGTAVFLDRGKETAPLAMRANVEHNHVLHDHVVIMAIQTLPVPRVPDAERTEVDALGYVRDGIIHLTAYFGYMETPNVPATLRLLEPDETEGKIAIDGASYYLSKLELTTGSEPTMAAWRKRLFIATSYITADAAEYFRLPLNRTVVMGSRVEV